ACCGAACCGCTCTTTTTGTAGTTCCAGATAGAGCCGTGCATGTTCGGCTTCTTCGTTCAAAGTGACCCGGGTCTGGTCACGCATGCTGTAGCGCAGCATTTTGGATAGGGAAGATAGCAGCACATACACCCGTTGTCCTTGCTGTTGAAGCGCAAGTGTACCGATGGATTGCAACGTATTATACAGAAAATGGGGATGAATCTGGGCTTGCAGCGCTTTAAGCTGATTCGTTTTATTCGCAATTTCAAGGCGATATTCCCGCAAAATCAAGTTGTTCACCGTATCCATCATATCCCGGAAATGACGGGCCAGCACACCGATCTCGTCCCGACTCGTTAAACGGATATCCACATGCAGGCGTCCTGCCTGAATCTGGTTCATATAACGCATTAATTGCTTGAGCGGTCCGGTGATCCGGATCGAGATGAACAAGGTTGCCACAATGACCAATAACAGCGCAGCAATAGCGATCATGGCATTATTCCACGTTAGAGTGGTGGCACTCGCGTACAGCGTTTCATTCGGAATCTGTTTTACAATGGTCCAGTCTGCAAATTGGCTTCCTAATTGCTGATACACATACATTGAATGATCTTGTTCAAAATGCCCTGAAGCGGTCTGTACGGTCCCTTCACCGGAACGTGCTGAATTCAGCTCAGTCGCTGCTTCCTGCCGTAATGCATCCGTTCCGCTGACTTCCGACTTTCCTTCGAAAATGATCTGGTTCTTATTGTCGATGACATAGATCTGTTCCTTTGTCGGATCATACAGTCTGCTGCAGATTTCGGCAATGGTATCCATGTTCAAATCGATGGCGAGCACACCCAATCGTTCTGTCGAAGGTACATCCTTGATCACACGGTGAAGGGTAATCACTGTTCTTGGAGGATCATCCGCTGACGCTGCCTTGAAGCCGTAAGAATGACTAAGGTGAGCCGATTCGACCCAGATATCCGGGCTTTTATCGTTCGATTTTCCATGAAGCGAGTCGGAGTAGGCCTGTTTGCGTTCTTCCCGCTTCGGGAAAGGATTGGCAATTAATGTCGATTGATTGGCAGCAAAAGAGTGCAGATACAGCTGGAATACATCGGGCACAGCCGAACGTATCGTCTGCAGAGTGGTGTATACCTCGGCAACTGCGCGATAGTCGCCGGGGATTTTCGCCAGATTTCGCAGAAAATTCGGATCGTTGTACACAGCAAGCGAAGCTCTTGCCACGTTATCCACGTAATTGTTGAGATTGGTGGACGCCTGAAAGATTAGGCGTTTGTTCTCTGCGACGGCCTGCTCACGCAGGGCGGTCTTAGTCTGGATAAACGTCATGCTGATGGATGCCAGCAGCGGGATCGTCGTGGCAATGAGCATAAAAGCGATTAGCTTGGTGCGAATGCTGTAGTATTTTGACATCGTGACACCCCTTCTGGTTGCAGGTTAAGAGAGGACAATATTTTACACCCAACTGTTCACCAGGGTCGGTGTTTCCCTGTGCGAGAATGGGGTTTAATAGAACAAGAGACCAATTTCATCCATCTATAGAAGGGGAGAACGATATGAAGCATCGCAAATCTTCACAGCTGTTACAGCAGCTTGTGTTCGTGGGTCCCTCCATCGTCTTTTTTATTCTCATTATCGTGGTCCCTTTCCTGCTTGGCATGGTATATTCCTTTACCGACTGGAACGGGGTGTCGGCGAACATTCATT
This window of the Paenibacillus marchantiae genome carries:
- a CDS encoding cache domain-containing sensor histidine kinase, whose product is MSKYYSIRTKLIAFMLIATTIPLLASISMTFIQTKTALREQAVAENKRLIFQASTNLNNYVDNVARASLAVYNDPNFLRNLAKIPGDYRAVAEVYTTLQTIRSAVPDVFQLYLHSFAANQSTLIANPFPKREERKQAYSDSLHGKSNDKSPDIWVESAHLSHSYGFKAASADDPPRTVITLHRVIKDVPSTERLGVLAIDLNMDTIAEICSRLYDPTKEQIYVIDNKNQIIFEGKSEVSGTDALRQEAATELNSARSGEGTVQTASGHFEQDHSMYVYQQLGSQFADWTIVKQIPNETLYASATTLTWNNAMIAIAALLLVIVATLFISIRITGPLKQLMRYMNQIQAGRLHVDIRLTSRDEIGVLARHFRDMMDTVNNLILREYRLEIANKTNQLKALQAQIHPHFLYNTLQSIGTLALQQQGQRVYVLLSSLSKMLRYSMRDQTRVTLNEEAEHARLYLELQKERFGDRLEVELDFAEDTLRAEMPRMTLQPLIENYFKHGADVQPGKGRIRISSQRTPDDWIQIRLENNGPCIPEDKLSEIQRWLHPASISSDSSQEPDETESIGLRNVMRRLQLNSPPGYNATLTIGNLEPNGVEIIVKIYAGE